Below is a genomic region from Thermoplasmatales archaeon.
ATTTGTTGAAAGAGATGGATTTGAAAAAATGATGTACCCAAAAGAAATAATTTTGAAAGTTCTCCATTTATATGCAGAAGGATTATCTCTGTCCAAAATAAGGGATTATATATGGCAACATGAAGG
It encodes:
- a CDS encoding IS1 family transposase, with amino-acid sequence MKCPYCGCEDVVKAGKRYNKHVVKQIYKCNGCKRRFVERDGFEKMMYPKEIILKVLHLYAEGLSLSKIRDYIWQHEG